In one window of Episyrphus balteatus chromosome 3, idEpiBalt1.1, whole genome shotgun sequence DNA:
- the LOC129914715 gene encoding transcription factor E2f1 isoform X1, whose protein sequence is MSKYYTSNSSNNNTYNGNGSTTTHSRATSRQQQSSSSSSSASSAAAASANTAARKLSYETASASSSSSSSVVTKSHNKVTVSASGRTYLEMGSSSEKSTTTTSAMAPTVKMNQHSNVHLLDHGYGATMETFTGKYTTPSSRNSEPHITDYYKQVKRRLPNADSSSASSPHPSKQAKHSSSHQTPYQSTTIHQQSQQQQQSSATSAHQQQQQSHHQQRQNTHSRSTTITTTTHNTSARNSLAVAEAAAAAAASATGKKRSTDGRGDTSLGILTKRFVDLLQESPDGVVDLNEASQKLSVLKRRIYDITNVLEGIGILEKKSKNNIQWKCGNSLVSAETSEDMQLESDRLEQKENHLNYLINQIRDELSVEISKNSQHSYVTHSDLKSVELFKEQIIIVVKAPPEAKLVLPDSRVPREIHVKAENNGEINVFLCHDNSPETSPNFSNDPLFNNINRLTPVIESSRKARLGGLLTSTYPIRSAQRNLSKSIEDAASAAETPAPGGGGVVTSDQHSMTGFGDMVNSYMGCGDFNMFPTTTKPVLTHIGSQSQIADNKTNTEQQLSNEFYMKQEPQSSSSNQPDDDNIVNDVAVVGAVGVGDANRNNVVGTHLTVGNNSGVLGGVGGSNGVGGVVTGGSCTLVDVSPPRSTDSSDSNNTLSSCNNKSGLKHDVAMVNCSISSNGSDGGTVSCGTQSANNVGGTVTGHHHMHNTSSEDDDDHLHNHHHHHHQQQQHQNQHHQQHNQDMQQQQPHNPLTVISGSRNRMGVTPSLLGNNNRKSVRNAFMTESINLSPSNLLGDGQNYFDDFPPFLPIEPPLDVDYNFALGHSEGLMELFDDLKKQSVDLTKGKKMKNIF, encoded by the exons atgtccAAATATTATACCTCGAACAGCAGTAACAATAATACATACAATGGAAACGGAAGCACAACGACACACTCACGAGCCACATCACGGCAGCAACAATCTTCTTCCTCctcatcatcagcatcatcgGCAGCTGCTGCATCAGCAAATACAGCAGCACGAAAGCTGTCTTATGAGACTGCATCagcatcatcgtcatcatcatcatctgtcGTCACAAAATCCCATAACAAGGTTACAGTATCAGCGTCAGGAAGAACATATCTGGAGATGGGTAGCAGCAGTGAGAAATCCACTACTACGACATCAGCAATGGCACCTACAGTGAAAATGAATCAGCACAGTAATGTTCATTTGCTTGACCATGGTTATGGTGCAACAATGGAGACATTCACGGGAAAATACACAACGCCATCCAGTAGGAATTCCGAACCACATATAACAGATTATTATAAG CAAGTGAAACGGCGACTTCCGAATGCGGACAGTAGTAGTGCCTCATCGCCACATCCTTCAAAACAGGCGAAACACAGTAGTTCTCATCAAACCCCATACCAATCTACCACAATTCATCAGCAatcacaacaacagcaacagtcATCAGCGACATCAGCgcatcaacaacaacagcagtcTCATCATCAACAACGTCAAAACACTCATAGTAgatcaacaacaataacaacgaCTACCCATAATACCTCCGCCCGTAATTCATTAGCTGTTGCAGAGGCTGCTGCCGCCGCAGCTGCCTCAGCTACTGGCAAGAAACGTTCAACCGATGGTCGTGGAGATACCTCTCTTGGCATACTAACAAAACGTTTCGTTGATTTGCTCCAAGAATCACCCGATGGTGTTGTTGATCTTAATGAAGCATCGCAAAAGCTATCAGTGTTGAAACGCCGAATCTATGACATAACGAATGTCCTCGAAGGTATTGGTAttcttgagaaaaaatcaaaaaacaacatTCAATGGAAATGTGGCAATTCATTGGTCAGTGCCGAAACATCGGAAGACATGCAATTAGAGAGCGATAGACTCGAACAGAAAGAGAATCATCTCAATTATCTGATCAATCAAATACGAGATGAACTGAGTGTGGAGATATCAAAGAATTCGCAGCATTCGTATGTGACGCACAGTGATTTGAAAAGTGTCGAGCTGTTTAAGGAGCAAATTATAATTGTGGTGAAAGCACCACCCGAGGCAAAGCTTGTg CTTCCTGATTCGAGAGTGCCTCGTGAAATTCACGTTAAAGCTGAAAATAATGGTGAAATCAATGTATTTCTATGCCATGATAATTCACCAGAGACCTCACCCAACTTCTCGAATGATCCTCTTTTCAATAATATTAATCGTTTGACACCGGTGATAGAAAGCTCAAGGAAAGCAAGATTAGGAG GTCTACTCACATCAACATATCCAATCCGTTCGGCACAACGAAACTTAAGCAAGTCAATCGAAGATGCTGCTTCTGCAGCTGAAACTCCTGCACCTGGAGGTGGTGGTGTAGTGACATCAGATCAGCATTCAATGACTGGCTTTGGTGATATGGTCAATAGCTATATGGGCTGTGGTGATTTTAATATGTTCCCCACCACAACCAAACCCGTTCTTACCCACATTGGTTCCCAGTCACAAATTGctgataataaaacaaatacagaACAACAACTGAGCAATGAGTTCTACATGAAACAGGAGCCGCAATCGTCTTCGTCAAATCAACCAGACGATGATAATATTGTAAATGATGTTGCAGTTGTAGGTGCTGTTGGTGTGGGTGATGCCAACAGGAACAATGTTGTGGGGACACATTTAACAGTGGGAAATAACAGTGGAGTCTTAGGAGGAGTCGGAGGAAGCAATGGTGTTGGTGGTGTTGTTACAGGCGGAAGTTGTACATTAGTCGATGTATCGCCGCCACGCTCCACCGACTCTAGTGATTCAAATAATACGCTTAGTAGTTGTAATAATAAGTCAGGCCTTAAACATGACGTCGCCATGGTGAATTGTTCAATAAGTAGCAATGGCAGCGACGGCGGCACTGTTAGTTGTGGCACACAAAGTGCTAATAATGTTGGTGGCACTGTAACTGGACACCATCATATGCACAATACGTCTAGcgaagatgatgatgatcatttgcacaatcatcatcatcatcatcatcaacaacaacaacatcaaaatCAACATCATCAGCAGCATAATCAGGATATGCAACAACAGCAGCCACATAATCCACTAACGGTCATCAGTGGTAGTAGAAACAGAATGGGTGTGACGCCATCGTTGCTCGGCAATAATAATAGAAAGAGCGTCCGGAACGCTTTTATGACTGAGTCGATCAATTTGAGTCCGTCTAATCTGTTGGGTGATGGGCAGAACT attttgatgattttccgCCGTTCCTACCAATCGAACCGCCACTCGATGTTGATTACAATTTCGCCTTGGGTCATTCTGAAGGACTTATGGAGTTATTCGATGACCTG aAAAAACAAAGTGTGGACTTaactaaaggaaaaaaaatgaaaaatattttttaa
- the LOC129914715 gene encoding transcription factor E2f1 isoform X2: protein MSKYYTSNSSNNNTYNGNGSTTTHSRATSRQQQSSSSSSSASSAAAASANTAARKLSYETASASSSSSSSVVTKSHNKVTVSASGRTYLEMGSSSEKSTTTTSAMAPTVKMNQHSNVHLLDHGYGATMETFTGKYTTPSSRNSEPHITDYYKQVKRRLPNADSSSASSPHPSKQAKHSSSHQTPYQSTTIHQQSQQQQQSSATSAHQQQQQSHHQQRQNTHSRSTTITTTTHNTSARNSLAVAEAAAAAAASATGKKRSTDGRGDTSLGILTKRFVDLLQESPDGVVDLNEASQKLSVLKRRIYDITNVLEGIGILEKKSKNNIQWKCGNSLVSAETSEDMQLESDRLEQKENHLNYLINQIRDELSVEISKNSQHSYVTHSDLKSVELFKEQIIIVVKAPPEAKLVLPDSRVPREIHVKAENNGEINVFLCHDNSPETSPNFSNDPLFNNINRLTPVIESSRKARLGGLLTSTYPIRSAQRNLSKSIEDAASAAETPAPGGGGVVTSDQHSMTGFGDMVNSYMGCGDFNMFPTTTKPVLTHIGSQSQIADNKTNTEQQLSNEFYMKQEPQSSSSNQPDDDNIVNDVAVVGAVGVGDANRNNVVGTHLTVGNNSGVLGGVGGSNGVGGVVTGGSCTLVDVSPPRSTDSSDSNNTLSSCNNKSGLKHDVAMVNCSISSNGSDGGTVSCGTQSANNVGGTVTGHHHMHNTSSEDDDDHLHNHHHHHHQQQQHQNQHHQQHNQDMQQQQPHNPLTVISGSRNRMGVTPSLLGNNNRKSVRNAFMTESINLSPSNLLGDGQNYFDDFPPFLPIEPPLDVDYNFALGHSEGLMELFDDLVTYKGK from the exons atgtccAAATATTATACCTCGAACAGCAGTAACAATAATACATACAATGGAAACGGAAGCACAACGACACACTCACGAGCCACATCACGGCAGCAACAATCTTCTTCCTCctcatcatcagcatcatcgGCAGCTGCTGCATCAGCAAATACAGCAGCACGAAAGCTGTCTTATGAGACTGCATCagcatcatcgtcatcatcatcatctgtcGTCACAAAATCCCATAACAAGGTTACAGTATCAGCGTCAGGAAGAACATATCTGGAGATGGGTAGCAGCAGTGAGAAATCCACTACTACGACATCAGCAATGGCACCTACAGTGAAAATGAATCAGCACAGTAATGTTCATTTGCTTGACCATGGTTATGGTGCAACAATGGAGACATTCACGGGAAAATACACAACGCCATCCAGTAGGAATTCCGAACCACATATAACAGATTATTATAAG CAAGTGAAACGGCGACTTCCGAATGCGGACAGTAGTAGTGCCTCATCGCCACATCCTTCAAAACAGGCGAAACACAGTAGTTCTCATCAAACCCCATACCAATCTACCACAATTCATCAGCAatcacaacaacagcaacagtcATCAGCGACATCAGCgcatcaacaacaacagcagtcTCATCATCAACAACGTCAAAACACTCATAGTAgatcaacaacaataacaacgaCTACCCATAATACCTCCGCCCGTAATTCATTAGCTGTTGCAGAGGCTGCTGCCGCCGCAGCTGCCTCAGCTACTGGCAAGAAACGTTCAACCGATGGTCGTGGAGATACCTCTCTTGGCATACTAACAAAACGTTTCGTTGATTTGCTCCAAGAATCACCCGATGGTGTTGTTGATCTTAATGAAGCATCGCAAAAGCTATCAGTGTTGAAACGCCGAATCTATGACATAACGAATGTCCTCGAAGGTATTGGTAttcttgagaaaaaatcaaaaaacaacatTCAATGGAAATGTGGCAATTCATTGGTCAGTGCCGAAACATCGGAAGACATGCAATTAGAGAGCGATAGACTCGAACAGAAAGAGAATCATCTCAATTATCTGATCAATCAAATACGAGATGAACTGAGTGTGGAGATATCAAAGAATTCGCAGCATTCGTATGTGACGCACAGTGATTTGAAAAGTGTCGAGCTGTTTAAGGAGCAAATTATAATTGTGGTGAAAGCACCACCCGAGGCAAAGCTTGTg CTTCCTGATTCGAGAGTGCCTCGTGAAATTCACGTTAAAGCTGAAAATAATGGTGAAATCAATGTATTTCTATGCCATGATAATTCACCAGAGACCTCACCCAACTTCTCGAATGATCCTCTTTTCAATAATATTAATCGTTTGACACCGGTGATAGAAAGCTCAAGGAAAGCAAGATTAGGAG GTCTACTCACATCAACATATCCAATCCGTTCGGCACAACGAAACTTAAGCAAGTCAATCGAAGATGCTGCTTCTGCAGCTGAAACTCCTGCACCTGGAGGTGGTGGTGTAGTGACATCAGATCAGCATTCAATGACTGGCTTTGGTGATATGGTCAATAGCTATATGGGCTGTGGTGATTTTAATATGTTCCCCACCACAACCAAACCCGTTCTTACCCACATTGGTTCCCAGTCACAAATTGctgataataaaacaaatacagaACAACAACTGAGCAATGAGTTCTACATGAAACAGGAGCCGCAATCGTCTTCGTCAAATCAACCAGACGATGATAATATTGTAAATGATGTTGCAGTTGTAGGTGCTGTTGGTGTGGGTGATGCCAACAGGAACAATGTTGTGGGGACACATTTAACAGTGGGAAATAACAGTGGAGTCTTAGGAGGAGTCGGAGGAAGCAATGGTGTTGGTGGTGTTGTTACAGGCGGAAGTTGTACATTAGTCGATGTATCGCCGCCACGCTCCACCGACTCTAGTGATTCAAATAATACGCTTAGTAGTTGTAATAATAAGTCAGGCCTTAAACATGACGTCGCCATGGTGAATTGTTCAATAAGTAGCAATGGCAGCGACGGCGGCACTGTTAGTTGTGGCACACAAAGTGCTAATAATGTTGGTGGCACTGTAACTGGACACCATCATATGCACAATACGTCTAGcgaagatgatgatgatcatttgcacaatcatcatcatcatcatcatcaacaacaacaacatcaaaatCAACATCATCAGCAGCATAATCAGGATATGCAACAACAGCAGCCACATAATCCACTAACGGTCATCAGTGGTAGTAGAAACAGAATGGGTGTGACGCCATCGTTGCTCGGCAATAATAATAGAAAGAGCGTCCGGAACGCTTTTATGACTGAGTCGATCAATTTGAGTCCGTCTAATCTGTTGGGTGATGGGCAGAACT attttgatgattttccgCCGTTCCTACCAATCGAACCGCCACTCGATGTTGATTACAATTTCGCCTTGGGTCATTCTGAAGGACTTATGGAGTTATTCGATGACCTGGTAACTTACAAAGGAAAATGA
- the LOC129915145 gene encoding piggyBac transposable element-derived protein 4-like, whose amino-acid sequence MDATMDRVLYLLNASFNRDLTAAEQEFFDENYSRFLDAEEEEVRRIDTEEDSDTDNDGDLSDADDPNYEPDTALLDTRVSQAGLDMEEEEEAERQQQGSRNGQEDEDPIAPNRGMRYVARNAKFDDIWWSMPDESERQRTIRNRNERMRHVPKCTNLFSRKAEVFKSLVTPNIVGNIVLETNRKAKRTYEENRLSLNPKQMRRWYDTFEEEIYAYILILLYAGAEKAYGVEAKDLFHPTSVPFYRAVMSLERFEQIRRFIRFDDGRTRAFRLQTDKLAAFRYVWDLFQQNLVEFYQPSKELTVDEQLVGSRGRCPFKMFMPNKPGKYCIKIFWIVDAVNSYPLRGEIYVGQQPCDNRSDGISHQLVMRLAERYLGMNYNITTDNYFTSVPLALELMSKRTTTIGTIKSNKPQLPKPFTPVDKIFRQTRDKFSIKFCYSRCLQLCSYASNTKKNVLMLSTAHHEDKIDEVTKKPAVIMDYNSTKGGVDTFDRLATVYTCKRKTNRWPVTLFYNLLDCAGVAAYRMFDVCQPNWYSSKKRSEKRKKFLKELAFELADNHIKNRIAKPTLQKSVKTAMSLIGYEITSISTLPTIQQNKAKQRCDPCKKEKRDNKTTAVCDLCYVAACSKHYIRVCEKCFVTKSAIDTTETEEDENFDGDSLPSTSAGPPAKRQKNRNTN is encoded by the exons ATGGATGCTACAATGGATCGTGTTCTGTATCTCCTGAATGCATCTTTCAACCGGGATTTGACTGCGGCGGAGCAAGAGTTCTTTGATGAGAATTACTCCAGGTTCCTAGATGCAGAAGAGGAGGAAGTTCGACGCATTGACACTGAGGAGGATAGTGATACTGATAACGATGGAGATTTATCAGATGCCGATGATCCAAACTATGAACCAGATACTGCTTTGTTGGATACACGGGTTTCGCAGGCTGGTTTAGATATGGAAGAAGAAGAGGAGGCAGAGAGACAACAGCAAGGAAGCCGGAATGGACAGGAAGATGAAGACCCTATTGCACCAAACAGAGGAATGCGGTATGTTGCAAGAAATGCCAAATTCGATGACATTTGGTGGTCAATGCCGGACGAAAGCGAAAGACAAAGAACAATAAGAAATCGAAATGAACGAATGAGACATGTTCCAAAATGCACCAACTTGTTTTCGAGAAAGGCTGAGGTTTTCAAGTCCTTAGTTACTccaaatattgttggaaatattGTGCTGGAGACAAACAGAAAGGCAAAGAGAACTTACGAAGAGAATCGTTTGTCTCTCAACCCAAAGCAAATGCGTAGATGGTATGACACATTTGAAGAGGAAATATAtgcatatattttaattttgttgtatgCTGGAGCTGAAAAAGCCTATGGGGTGGAAGCGAAGGATCTTTTTCATCCAACAAGTGTACCATTCTACCGCGCCGTTATGTCTCTGGAACGATTTGAACAAATACGACGCTTTATACGTTTCGATGACGGAAGAACTAGAGCGTTTCGTCTTCAAACTGACAAATTAGCTGCATTTAG GTACGTTTgggatttgtttcaacaaaatctTGTTGAGTTTTACCAACCGTCAAAGGAGCTGACAGTAGATGAACAGTTGGTCGGCTCAAGGGGAAGATGCCCGTTCAAAATGTTTATGCCAAACAAGCCAGGAAAATAttgcatcaaaattttttggataGTTGACGCCGTAAACAGTTATCCACTTCGAGGTGAAATTTATGTTGGCCAGCAACCATGCGATAATCGGTCCGATGGCATATCTCACCAGCTGGTAATGCGGTTAGCTGAGAGATATTTAGGCATGAATTACAACATAACGACAGATAATTATTTTACATCGGTACCATTAGCCTTGGAGCTAATGAGTAAAAGAACAACCACGATTGGTACTATAAAGTCCAATAAGCCACAATTGCCAAAGCCATTTACACCAGTGGATAAAATCTTTAGGCAAACTAGGgacaaattttcaataaaattttgctaTTCGAGATGCTTGCAGTTGTGTAGCTACGcaagcaatacaaaaaaaaatgtactaatGCTGTCCACTGCTCATCATGAGGATAAAATTGATGAGGTCACAAAAAAACCTGCAGTTATTATGGATTACAACTCAACCAAAGGAGGAGTTGATACATTCGACCGTTTGGCAACAGTTTATACCTGCAAGCGAAAAACTAATCGTTGGCCTGTTACTCTCTTTTACAACCTTTTGGATTGTGCAGGAGTTGCAGCGTATAGAATGTTTGATGTCTGTCAGCCTAACTGGTATTCGAGCAAGAAAAGGtcagaaaaaagaaagaaatttttgaaagaattggCCTTTGAACTTGCAGATAACCATATCAAAAATCGAATAGCTAAGCCAACTCttcaaaaaagtgttaaaacaGCAATGAGTTTGATCGGGTATGAAATTACATCTATAAGTACCTTACCGACAATCCAACAAAACAAAGCAAAGCAACGTTGTGATCCctgcaagaaagaaaaaagggaCAACAAAACTACGGCGGTCTGCGATCTGTGCTATGTTGCAGCTTGCAGTAAGCATTACATAAGAGTGTGCGAGAAATGTTTTGTGACCAAAAGTGCAATTGATACTACCGAAACCGAAGAAGATGAAAATTTTGACGGAGATTCACTTCCATCAACTTCAGCCGGTCCACCAGCAAAGCgccaaaaaaatagaaatacaaattaa